One Streptomyces drozdowiczii DNA segment encodes these proteins:
- a CDS encoding VOC family protein: MPHIALVTLVVRDYDEALSFYTGALGFELVEDTDRGDGSRWVVVRPRGTGGTGLLLARAKDEAQAASVGAQTGGRVGFFLHTEDFDADHARMTAAGVRFLEEPRHEPYGSVAVFEDLYGNRWDLLQPA, translated from the coding sequence ATGCCGCACATCGCCCTGGTCACGCTGGTCGTCCGCGACTACGACGAGGCCCTCTCCTTCTACACCGGCGCCCTCGGCTTCGAGCTGGTCGAGGACACCGACCGGGGCGACGGCTCGCGCTGGGTGGTGGTGCGGCCGCGCGGTACCGGGGGTACGGGGTTGCTGCTGGCCCGCGCCAAGGACGAGGCGCAGGCGGCGAGCGTCGGCGCCCAGACCGGCGGCCGGGTCGGCTTCTTCCTGCACACGGAGGACTTCGACGCCGACCACGCCCGGATGACGGCGGCCGGGGTGCGCTTCCTGGAGGAGCCGCGCCACGAGCCCTACGGCTCGGTCGCGGTCTTCGAGGACCTGTACGGCAACCGCTGGGACCTGC